The Deinococcus sp. KNUC1210 nucleotide sequence TCACCCATTCGTCGACATACTGGCGGGCCAGTTCGAAGGTGTGCGCCCCCACCTGCTTCACGGCCACTCCGTCCACGAAGATACCCACGGTTTCGAGGCGCACCCGTTCACCCGCCTCCACGCTTCTGGTCATGGCGTCCGAGTCTTCCGGCTCGACACCCACGATTCGCAGATTCGGCTTCAGGGTCTTTAGAAAGGCCGCGATGCCCGCGATCAGGCCGCCGCCGCCCACCGGCACGAAGACCGTGTAGTCGTCCTGCTGGACCTGACGCAGCAGTTCGAGACCCACCGTGCCCTGTCCGGCGATGACAGCGGGATCGTCGTAAGGGTGAACGTAGGTCAGGCCCAGTTCCCGCTGGAGGCTCTCGGCATACTCGGCGGCGTCGGAATAGCTGTCGCCGTGCAGCACCACGTCTGCGCCGCGTGCCCGGCAGGCATTCACCTTGATGTCGGGGGTGGTCGCAGGCATCACGATGACCGCCCGCACGCCCAGCCGCTGAGCACTGAAGGCCACGCCCTGCGCGTGATTGCCCGCCGACGCACAGATGACGCCGCGTGCACGTTCCTCGGTGCTGAGCTGGCTCATCTTGTTGTAGGCACCGCGCAGTTTGAACGAGTGGATCGGCTGCTGATCCTCGCGCTTGAACAGTACCGTGCAGCCCAGCCGCGCCGAGAGCTGTGGGGCTGCCTGGGTCGGCGTTTCGATGGCGACGTCGTAGACCCGGCTGGTCAGCACCTGCTGGACGAGTTCCATGCCGCTCGGCGTGGAAGGAAGAGCGGGGAGAGGGGGGGTTCGGGTGGTCTGTGTCATGGCGTCTCCTGTGAGTAGGAATCAAAAAAGCCCCCGGCCTGAAACCGGGGGAGACGTGCGGGCAAGCGAACTTACCCGGAGCAGGCCCCGGTGTTCGCAATAATTCGCGCCGTCATCATGCGGGCAGTGTAGCGCGTGGAGAAACGGAAAAGCGGGTCGCTATAGACAGGCTTCGTCTGAAAGAGGGCCGGACAGTTCCCCTGGACTCCTCACCCTCGGCGTGCCTGGGCCAGCTCCCCTGCCAGTTCGTGAGCCACGCTCAGGCCGGTCAGGTCGGCGCGTTCGCCTCCCAGCAGCAGCAGGTGCTGCTCGTCCAGCCGTTCCCACAGCGGCCAGCCGCCCGCCGGAAGGGCCAGCCACGCGCCGGGGATGTCGGCGATACTGCGGCCCACCACCAGACGTTCGTCGGCCAGAGCGGGGAGGGCGTCGAGCACATCCAGCATGCTTTCGATCACCTCGCGGCGCAGGCCCACCGGTACGCCCGCCAGCCTGCCGCCGCTGGGCGTGTAGCCACAGGGGTCGGGATGGAGAATCGGCGGCACGACGGTGTAGCCGCCACTCTGAGGGCGCAGGATGAAGCCGCCCGCCTGCACCACCCGGCTGCTCTGGGTGCTCGGCAGATTCAGGCGCACCGACTGCCGGTAAGCCTGCCGGTGGGGTGTCACCCGTCCCAGTCCTGCCTCTATCAGGGGCGGGCCAGCGGCTCCGGCGGCGAT carries:
- the ilvA gene encoding threonine ammonia-lyase, biosynthetic; amino-acid sequence: MTQTTRTPPLPALPSTPSGMELVQQVLTSRVYDVAIETPTQAAPQLSARLGCTVLFKREDQQPIHSFKLRGAYNKMSQLSTEERARGVICASAGNHAQGVAFSAQRLGVRAVIVMPATTPDIKVNACRARGADVVLHGDSYSDAAEYAESLQRELGLTYVHPYDDPAVIAGQGTVGLELLRQVQQDDYTVFVPVGGGGLIAGIAAFLKTLKPNLRIVGVEPEDSDAMTRSVEAGERVRLETVGIFVDGVAVKQVGAHTFELARQYVDEWVTVTTDEVCAAIKDVFDDTRAVMEPAGALAVAGLKRYARDHQLQGETLVALTCGANVNFDRLRHIAERAEIGEQREAILAVTIPERPGAFRAFCAEIGQRSVTEFNYRYAPGDSARIFVGVQLDDKGKRQALVEQLEGAGYSVTDLTEDEMAKVHVRHMVGGRAPEAVDERIYSFEFPERPGALMAFLSALHSDWNISLFHYRNHGSAHGRVLAGIQVPDSELNGLRQFLNDLGYPAQSESENPAYKLFLK